One Methylomarinovum tepidoasis DNA window includes the following coding sequences:
- a CDS encoding nitrate reductase subunit alpha, with protein MSRLLDRLNFFIKAKKGRFESFAHSHGVTTDEARDWEEGYRKRWAHDKIVRSTHGVNCTGSCSWKIYVKGGIVTWETQQTDYPRTRPELPNHEPRGCPRGASYSWYLYSAQRVKYPLIRARLLELWREARRDKGPVAAWASIVEDSVKRTAYTSRRGRGGFVRADWEEVTEMIAAANAYTIKKHGPDRIAGFSPIPAMSMVSYAAGTRYLSLLGGVCLSFYDWYCDLPPASPQTWGEQTDVPESADWYNASFLMMWGSNVPQTRTPDAHFMTEARYRGTQVAVVSPDYNEAAKFADVWLGPKQGTDAALGLAMAHVILKEFYLDRQSGYFQDYARRYTDLPMLVKLVEQDGHLVPERQLRSSDFDGALGETNHPEWKTVAIDADSGEITVPRGSIGFRWGEQGKWNLEEKDSAGNPIRLRLSNLDDADEIAEVALPYFGGKSHDFFEGTDHPEVLRHKVPVKKVTLKNGEAALVATVFDLLVANHGLDRGLGGEYVAQSYDDLQPYTPAWAEKITGVPADRIIAVARAFADNAEKTCGKSMVILGAGINHWYHMDMHYRAIINLLVLCGCIGQEGGGWAHYVGQEKLRPQPGWLPLAFALDWNRPPRQQNSTSFWYLHTDQWRYETLAVSEILSPTAPKGDWQDLTLVDYNLKAVRMGWLPAAPQLQANPLDVGKAAAESGRTAGEFVADKLKSGELKLAWEDPDHPDNWPRNLFVWRSNLLGSSSKGHEYFLRHLLGTHHGVKGEELGGMRDEMVTANRPREVRWHEKAPEGKLDLLVTLDFRMSTTCLYSDIVLPTASWYEKHDLNTSDMHPFIHPLTAAVNPVFESRSDWDIYKGLAGKFSELAPEAGLGMEKDAVLVPLLHDSPGELAQSEVRDWKRGECEPVPGKTMPGVALVERDYPGIYQRFTSIGPLMEKAGNACKGIAWKTDEEIEFLRHLNGTDAEGRPKIESDIQAAEMILTLAPETNGHVAVKAWSKLSQVTGRDHTHLAKPRAEEKIRFRDIVAQPRKIITSPVWSGIDSEEVCYNAGYTNVHERIPWRTLSGRQQLYQDHPWMRAFGEALCVYKPPIDTKTIAPMLAEHGKEKHLVLNFITPHQKWGIHSTYTDNLIMLTLARGGPLVWLNEEDARQGGIADNDWVEVFNANGALVARAVVSQRIRPGTLYMYHAQEKIINTPGSKVTGHRGGIHNSVTRTVLKPTHMIGGYAQLSWGFNYYGTVGSNRDEFVIVRKTEADWMEE; from the coding sequence ATGAGCCGACTGCTCGACCGCCTCAACTTTTTCATCAAGGCCAAGAAGGGCCGATTCGAGTCCTTCGCCCACAGTCACGGCGTCACCACCGACGAAGCGCGCGACTGGGAAGAAGGCTACCGCAAACGCTGGGCCCACGACAAAATCGTCCGTTCCACCCACGGGGTCAACTGCACCGGCTCGTGCTCGTGGAAGATCTACGTCAAGGGCGGCATCGTCACCTGGGAGACCCAGCAGACCGACTACCCCAGAACCCGCCCAGAGCTTCCCAACCACGAACCCCGGGGGTGCCCGCGCGGGGCCAGTTACAGCTGGTATCTGTACTCGGCCCAGCGGGTCAAATATCCATTGATCCGTGCCCGCCTGCTGGAACTGTGGCGCGAGGCCCGCCGGGACAAGGGGCCGGTGGCCGCCTGGGCCAGCATCGTCGAGGATTCGGTCAAACGCACCGCCTACACGTCCAGACGCGGCCGCGGCGGTTTCGTGCGCGCCGACTGGGAAGAGGTCACTGAAATGATCGCCGCCGCCAACGCCTACACCATCAAGAAACACGGCCCCGACCGCATCGCCGGTTTCTCGCCGATCCCGGCCATGTCGATGGTGTCCTATGCGGCCGGCACCCGCTATCTGTCGCTGCTTGGCGGGGTGTGCCTGTCCTTTTACGACTGGTATTGCGATCTGCCGCCGGCCTCGCCGCAAACCTGGGGCGAACAGACCGACGTGCCCGAAAGCGCCGACTGGTACAACGCCTCGTTCCTGATGATGTGGGGCTCCAACGTCCCCCAGACCCGCACCCCCGACGCCCACTTCATGACCGAGGCCCGCTACCGTGGCACCCAGGTGGCGGTGGTCAGCCCCGATTACAACGAGGCAGCCAAGTTCGCCGATGTCTGGCTGGGTCCCAAGCAGGGCACCGATGCCGCCCTGGGGCTGGCCATGGCCCACGTCATCCTTAAAGAATTCTATCTCGACCGCCAGTCCGGGTATTTCCAGGATTACGCCCGCCGCTACACCGACCTGCCGATGCTGGTGAAACTGGTGGAACAGGACGGCCATCTGGTGCCGGAGCGGCAGCTTCGCAGCAGCGATTTCGACGGCGCGCTGGGGGAAACCAACCACCCCGAATGGAAGACCGTCGCCATCGACGCCGACAGCGGCGAGATCACCGTTCCCCGCGGCAGCATCGGCTTCCGCTGGGGCGAGCAGGGCAAGTGGAATCTGGAGGAGAAAGACAGCGCCGGGAACCCCATCCGCCTGCGCCTGAGCAACCTCGACGACGCCGACGAGATAGCCGAGGTCGCCCTGCCCTACTTCGGTGGCAAATCCCACGATTTCTTCGAGGGCACCGACCATCCGGAAGTGCTGCGCCACAAGGTGCCGGTGAAGAAAGTCACCCTCAAAAACGGCGAGGCGGCACTGGTGGCCACGGTGTTCGACCTGCTGGTGGCCAATCACGGCCTCGACCGCGGCCTGGGGGGCGAATACGTGGCCCAGAGCTATGACGACCTCCAGCCCTACACCCCGGCCTGGGCGGAAAAGATCACTGGGGTGCCTGCCGATCGCATCATCGCCGTAGCCCGCGCCTTCGCTGACAACGCCGAGAAGACCTGCGGCAAGTCCATGGTGATCCTGGGCGCCGGGATCAACCACTGGTATCACATGGACATGCACTACCGCGCCATCATCAATCTGCTGGTGCTGTGCGGTTGCATCGGCCAGGAAGGCGGCGGCTGGGCCCATTACGTGGGGCAGGAGAAATTGCGCCCCCAGCCGGGCTGGCTGCCCCTGGCCTTCGCCCTCGACTGGAACCGCCCGCCGCGGCAGCAGAACAGCACCAGTTTCTGGTATCTGCACACCGACCAGTGGCGCTACGAAACCCTGGCGGTGTCGGAGATCCTCTCCCCCACCGCCCCCAAGGGCGACTGGCAGGACCTGACCCTGGTGGACTACAACCTCAAGGCGGTACGCATGGGCTGGCTGCCGGCGGCGCCGCAGCTGCAGGCCAACCCGCTGGATGTGGGCAAGGCCGCCGCCGAAAGCGGCCGGACGGCAGGGGAATTCGTCGCCGACAAGCTCAAAAGCGGCGAGCTGAAACTAGCCTGGGAGGATCCGGACCACCCGGACAACTGGCCGCGCAATCTCTTCGTATGGCGTTCCAACCTGCTCGGTTCATCGAGCAAGGGCCACGAATACTTCCTCCGCCACCTGCTCGGCACCCACCACGGAGTCAAGGGCGAGGAACTGGGCGGCATGCGTGACGAGATGGTCACCGCCAACCGTCCCCGGGAAGTGCGCTGGCACGAAAAGGCCCCGGAGGGCAAGCTGGACCTCCTGGTGACCCTGGATTTCCGCATGTCCACCACCTGCCTTTATTCCGACATCGTCCTGCCCACCGCAAGCTGGTACGAGAAGCACGACCTCAACACCTCCGACATGCACCCTTTCATCCACCCGCTGACCGCAGCGGTGAACCCGGTGTTCGAGTCACGCAGCGACTGGGATATCTACAAAGGACTGGCCGGGAAATTCTCCGAGCTTGCGCCCGAGGCCGGCCTCGGAATGGAAAAGGACGCCGTCCTGGTGCCCCTGCTCCACGACAGCCCGGGAGAACTGGCCCAGAGCGAGGTCCGCGACTGGAAACGGGGCGAATGCGAACCGGTTCCCGGCAAGACCATGCCCGGCGTGGCGCTGGTGGAACGCGACTATCCGGGTATCTACCAGCGTTTCACTTCCATTGGCCCCCTGATGGAGAAAGCCGGCAACGCCTGCAAGGGCATCGCCTGGAAGACGGACGAGGAGATCGAATTCCTGCGCCACCTCAACGGCACCGACGCCGAAGGCCGGCCAAAGATCGAATCCGACATCCAGGCGGCGGAGATGATCCTCACCCTGGCGCCGGAAACCAACGGCCACGTGGCGGTGAAAGCCTGGTCGAAGCTGTCGCAGGTCACCGGCCGCGACCACACCCATCTGGCCAAGCCGCGTGCGGAGGAGAAGATCCGCTTCCGCGACATCGTCGCCCAGCCGCGCAAGATCATCACCTCTCCGGTGTGGTCGGGAATCGACTCGGAGGAGGTATGCTACAACGCCGGCTACACCAACGTCCACGAGCGGATTCCCTGGCGCACCCTGTCGGGCCGCCAGCAGCTCTATCAGGACCATCCGTGGATGCGCGCCTTCGGCGAGGCGCTGTGCGTCTACAAGCCGCCCATCGACACCAAGACCATCGCCCCCATGCTGGCCGAACACGGCAAGGAGAAGCACCTGGTGCTCAACTTCATCACCCCGCACCAGAAATGGGGCATCCACTCCACCTACACCGACAACCTCATCATGCTGACCCTGGCCCGCGGCGGCCCCCTTGTCTGGCTCAACGAGGAAGATGCCCGCCAGGGCGGCATCGCCGACAACGACTGGGTGGAGGTGTTCAACGCCAACGGGGCGCTGGTGGCGCGGGCGGTGGTGTCGCAACGGATCAGACCGGGCACCCTGTACATGTACCACGCCCAGGAGAAGATCATCAACACCCCCGGTTCGAAAGTGACCGGCCACCGTGGCGGCATCCACAATTCGGTCACCCGCACGGTGCTCAAACCCACCCACATGATCGGCGGCTACGCCCAGCTGTCCTGGGGATTCAACTATTACGGCACGGTCGGTTCCAACCGCGACGAATTCGTCATCGTCCGCAAGACCGAAGCCGACTGGATGGAGGAATAA
- the narH gene encoding nitrate reductase subunit beta has protein sequence MKVRAQIGMVLNLDKCIGCHTCSVTCKNVWTSRDGVEYAWFNNVETKPGIGYPKEWENQNRWKGGWTLEDGKLKPFQGGKARLLANIFANPNLPEIDDYYEPFDYDYQNLQNAGDVKAHPTARPISRLTGEKMDKIEWGPNWEDDAGGAFEQRSRDANFEGVEKGILAAYENTFMMYLPRLCEHCLNPTCVASCPSGAIYKREEDGIVLIDQDRCRGWRMCISGCPYKKIYFNWKSGKSEKCVFCFPRIEAGEPTICSETCVGRIRYLGVLLYDADRIDEAAHVENPQDLYQAQLDVFLDPEDPEVIAAARAEGIPESWLEAARNSPVYKMAMDWKVAFPLHPEYRTLPMVWYVPPLSPVQGTAKGLGLIGADGEIPKIEDLRIPVKYLANLLTAGREEPIVAALRRMLALRAFMRARTVEGRTREEIAAEVGLSVDQIEEMYRVMAIANYEDRFVIPTSHREQVENAYELKNACGFSFGGCGLFESKPTGAP, from the coding sequence ATGAAAGTACGTGCCCAGATCGGCATGGTCCTGAACCTGGACAAGTGCATCGGCTGCCACACCTGCTCGGTGACCTGCAAGAACGTGTGGACCAGCCGCGACGGGGTGGAATACGCCTGGTTCAACAACGTCGAAACCAAACCCGGCATCGGCTATCCGAAGGAATGGGAGAACCAGAACCGCTGGAAGGGCGGCTGGACCCTCGAGGACGGCAAGCTCAAGCCCTTCCAGGGCGGAAAAGCCAGACTGCTGGCCAATATCTTCGCCAATCCCAACCTGCCGGAGATCGACGACTATTACGAACCCTTCGATTACGACTATCAGAACCTGCAGAATGCCGGCGATGTCAAAGCCCATCCCACCGCCCGGCCGATATCCAGGCTGACCGGCGAGAAAATGGACAAGATCGAATGGGGCCCCAACTGGGAGGACGACGCCGGCGGCGCTTTCGAGCAGCGCAGTCGCGACGCCAACTTCGAAGGGGTGGAAAAGGGTATCCTCGCCGCCTACGAGAATACCTTCATGATGTATCTGCCGCGCCTGTGCGAGCACTGCCTCAATCCCACCTGCGTGGCTTCGTGCCCGTCGGGCGCGATCTACAAGCGCGAGGAGGACGGTATCGTCCTCATCGACCAAGACCGCTGCCGCGGCTGGCGGATGTGCATCTCCGGCTGTCCCTACAAGAAGATCTACTTCAACTGGAAATCGGGGAAATCGGAGAAATGCGTGTTCTGTTTTCCCAGAATCGAGGCGGGCGAGCCGACCATCTGCTCGGAAACCTGCGTCGGCCGCATCCGCTATTTGGGGGTGCTGCTCTACGACGCCGACCGCATCGACGAGGCTGCGCATGTCGAAAATCCGCAGGATCTGTATCAGGCCCAGCTCGATGTCTTCCTCGACCCCGAAGACCCGGAAGTGATCGCCGCCGCCCGCGCCGAAGGCATCCCGGAAAGCTGGCTGGAGGCGGCGCGAAACTCGCCCGTGTACAAAATGGCGATGGACTGGAAGGTGGCCTTCCCCCTCCATCCCGAATACCGCACCCTGCCGATGGTGTGGTACGTGCCGCCGTTGTCGCCGGTGCAGGGCACCGCCAAAGGGCTGGGACTGATCGGCGCCGACGGGGAAATCCCCAAGATAGAAGACCTGCGCATCCCGGTGAAATACCTGGCCAATCTGCTCACCGCCGGTCGGGAAGAACCTATCGTCGCCGCCCTGCGGCGGATGCTGGCGCTGCGCGCCTTCATGCGCGCCCGGACCGTCGAGGGCCGGACCCGCGAGGAGATCGCCGCGGAGGTGGGGCTGAGCGTGGACCAGATCGAGGAAATGTACCGGGTCATGGCCATCGCCAACTACGAGGACCGCTTCGTCATCCCCACCAGCCACCGGGAACAGGTGGAAAACGCCTATGAACTGAAGAACGCCTGCGGTTTCTCTTTCGGCGGCTGCGGATTGTTCGAAAGCAAACCCACGGGGGCACCGTAA